In Coffea eugenioides isolate CCC68of chromosome 4, Ceug_1.0, whole genome shotgun sequence, the genomic stretch ccggtggtggtggtggtggtttgCTCTTGTATCAGAGTGGAACTGGAAAAGgaaattaaaaaggaaaaaatggctGAAGGGAGAGGTTAAATTTTAATCATgaactaacactaattgaaggaCAATTATATACTTTCCCAGGTTCAGTGGCTTATTGATATTAGATGCAAGAAATAAATTGTTAACCAAAACTTCACAATCTGAAGATATATTTTTGGGCAATTTAGAAATTTTGCCCTACTTAGAGAAGCATTGCTTATGATATCTTGTGGTGAGACCTTCAGATACTAGCTTTTCACTGCATTACATGTTGGTGTTTGGTTGATCAGAACTAACAAGAATCTATCCAGTAGGATAATGTGTTGTTCTCTTGTCACTTTAGCTAATGAAATTGACTAGCATAGCATGAGAAGGAGAAGTATGGCATTTCATGTATGATAATCATTCCATACATGAAACTCATGCACTGTTATTGCCTGCTTTGGAAAGTTTCTACAGTAAATGGTTGAATAACTTGTTCCTGACTAACGACAGACGCATCAAGAAGTGGTGCTGCTCAAGAAGCAGTTCAGACCATCAGAAGAGCGAGTAAAACCATGACCGACTCAGAAGCAAGGCAAATTCTTGGCGTGGCAGAGAATTCATCGTGGCAAGATATCTTGCAGGTCATTACTGTGTTGATTCTATTTTTTTGTGCTGTGATCCTTTTGCATTTTAGCTTGACATTGTTCCTTCCACCTGCAGAAGTATGATACCCTGTTTGAAAGAAATGCAACAAATGGGAGCTTTTATCTTCAGTCAAAGGTTCATAGAGCCAAAGAATGTTTGGAATCTATTGAGCAGATGAAAGCGCAGGGGCCAAGTTAAGAGAGTCATTTTGCTTTCGAGGAGAGCGTAACTCGATGAGCCATTCTCTTTCTGCTCAACTTGGGTCATTTAGCAAGTGATTCAAGG encodes the following:
- the LOC113768419 gene encoding mitochondrial import inner membrane translocase subunit PAM16 like 1-like, producing the protein MAARILANLIVIGSGVMARAFVQAYRQALANASRSGAAQEAVQTIRRASKTMTDSEARQILGVAENSSWQDILQKYDTLFERNATNGSFYLQSKVHRAKECLESIEQMKAQGPS